A single genomic interval of Aureliella helgolandensis harbors:
- a CDS encoding IS1182 family transposase, whose translation MNTQKPSQLARVSRPHRIQVEMHMLSLEDMLPRDHRARIVWSFVKTLDLEPLYEKIVVTKSTVGRNSIAPEILVSLWLLATLDGIGTARELGRRCETDIAYLWTLGNVTVNYHTLSDFRVENGAFLEKTLVDTVASLVAQGLVPLETIAQDGMRVRASAGSSSFRRKPTLESLQQQAQAHVDRLKKESENECDRSDGDARRQAAVERASRERQERLDEALRQFEELSKQRESRRKGDGEKTRVSTTDPDARNMKMANGGFDPAFNVQFATDADSRVIVAVDVINSGTDSGQMAPMHEKVCSTYDKTPKTQLVDSAYATKGDVKTVESKGTEVVSTIPRGSVLESKGKDPHAQQPGESDEYTAFRARMAKEEYKELYKTRPSVAEFPNADCRNRNLRQFKVRGLVKVKAVALWHAVAFNFTRMVNLGALAI comes from the coding sequence ATGAATACTCAAAAACCATCGCAGCTTGCTCGTGTTTCCCGCCCCCATCGTATTCAAGTGGAAATGCACATGCTTTCACTTGAAGATATGCTTCCGCGCGACCATCGTGCTCGCATTGTCTGGTCGTTTGTCAAAACGTTGGACCTAGAACCTCTGTATGAAAAGATCGTTGTCACCAAGAGCACCGTTGGCCGCAATAGTATTGCGCCGGAGATACTGGTTTCACTGTGGCTTCTGGCAACCTTGGATGGCATCGGCACAGCCCGAGAACTTGGTCGCCGATGCGAGACGGACATAGCCTATTTATGGACGCTCGGAAATGTCACGGTCAATTATCACACGTTGAGCGACTTTCGAGTGGAGAACGGAGCATTCTTGGAGAAGACGCTCGTTGACACGGTTGCCTCGTTGGTCGCCCAAGGTCTGGTGCCCCTGGAGACCATTGCCCAAGACGGAATGCGCGTTCGGGCTAGTGCAGGCAGTAGTTCGTTTCGCCGCAAGCCGACGCTTGAGTCATTGCAGCAGCAGGCTCAGGCTCACGTAGATAGATTGAAGAAAGAATCCGAGAACGAATGCGATCGTTCCGATGGAGACGCACGTCGCCAAGCGGCAGTCGAACGAGCATCGCGTGAGCGTCAAGAGCGATTAGATGAGGCTTTGCGACAGTTTGAGGAGCTTAGTAAGCAGCGCGAGTCTCGGAGAAAAGGTGACGGCGAAAAGACTCGCGTGAGCACTACGGACCCTGACGCCCGTAATATGAAGATGGCCAATGGTGGCTTCGATCCGGCCTTCAACGTCCAGTTCGCAACCGATGCTGACTCGCGAGTAATAGTCGCTGTCGATGTTATCAACTCGGGAACTGACAGTGGCCAAATGGCACCAATGCACGAGAAAGTGTGCTCAACTTACGACAAGACACCAAAGACGCAATTGGTCGATTCCGCTTACGCAACCAAGGGCGATGTTAAGACCGTAGAGTCTAAAGGGACCGAAGTCGTCTCCACGATCCCCCGTGGATCGGTATTGGAAAGCAAAGGCAAAGATCCTCACGCGCAGCAACCTGGCGAAAGCGACGAATACACAGCGTTTCGCGCGAGAATGGCCAAAGAGGAATACAAAGAGCTTTACAAGACGCGCCCGTCGGTTGCCGAGTTTCCCAATGCGGACTGCCGCAATCGGAACCTTCGGCAATTCAAAGTTCGAGGACTGGTGAAGGTCAAAGCGGTAGCGCTATGGCATGCCGTGGCCTTTAACTTCACACGCATGGTAAACCTGGGGGCCTTGGCAATCTAA
- a CDS encoding DUF427 domain-containing protein, whose amino-acid sequence MARAVWNGQVIAESDVTEVVDGNHYFPPASLKREFFKPSAMTSVCGWKGTAEYLSIEVDGKVNVDAAWYYATPKEKAANIKDHVAFWKGVTVEATAGQIAKDSGASGVCSPDSSSQGD is encoded by the coding sequence ATGGCACGTGCAGTATGGAATGGGCAGGTTATTGCTGAGTCCGATGTCACGGAAGTCGTGGACGGGAATCACTATTTTCCACCTGCTTCCTTGAAGCGAGAATTCTTTAAACCTTCCGCCATGACTTCGGTCTGTGGATGGAAGGGAACTGCGGAGTATCTTTCCATTGAGGTCGATGGGAAGGTCAATGTGGATGCAGCTTGGTATTATGCCACTCCCAAGGAAAAGGCAGCCAATATCAAAGATCACGTGGCGTTTTGGAAGGGCGTTACCGTCGAGGCAACCGCTGGCCAGATCGCCAAGGATAGCGGTGCCAGTGGCGTGTGTAGCCCGGACAGTAGCTCCCAAGGCGATTGA
- the thiC gene encoding phosphomethylpyrimidine synthase ThiC, with amino-acid sequence MTTQLLAARAGEVTPEMKFVAEREHLDVETIRAEVAAGRMVIPANKVHLQGQLEPMAIGIAAKCKINANIGNSAVTSNAGEELEKLHTAVHHGADTVMDLSTGKDIDNIRVKIIEKSPVPIGTVPIYQMLEELGGNIEDMRAQHFLDMVEHQAKQGVDYMTVHCGVMLEHLHLSTNRVTGIVSRGGSLIAKWMMVHRKQNPLYEAFDDLCDIMRQYDVTWSLGDGLRPGSIADASDAAQFAELDVLGELTKRGQENGTQVMVEGPGHIPMHQIQMNIERQIEVCNGAPFYVLGPLVTDIAPGYDHITSGIGAAMAGWYGAAMLCYVTPKEHLGLPNEEDVKQGVIAYKIAAHAADVARGRPGAQDRDDALSKARFEFDWKEQFRLSLDPETAQRYHDETLPQDTFKSAHFCSMCGPKYCSMKITEDIRKMAAADQLVEINPTAK; translated from the coding sequence ATGACAACTCAACTACTAGCCGCTCGTGCCGGGGAAGTCACCCCAGAAATGAAGTTCGTCGCTGAGCGTGAACACCTGGACGTAGAAACCATACGGGCAGAAGTGGCTGCGGGCCGCATGGTCATCCCAGCCAACAAAGTGCATTTGCAGGGACAGCTCGAACCGATGGCCATTGGTATTGCTGCCAAATGCAAAATCAATGCGAACATCGGCAATAGCGCTGTAACGAGCAATGCGGGTGAGGAGTTGGAAAAACTCCATACGGCCGTTCACCACGGTGCGGATACCGTAATGGATCTTTCCACCGGGAAGGATATCGACAATATCCGCGTGAAGATTATCGAAAAATCCCCCGTCCCTATCGGTACGGTCCCCATCTACCAAATGCTCGAAGAGCTGGGGGGCAATATTGAAGACATGCGGGCCCAGCACTTTTTGGATATGGTGGAACACCAAGCCAAACAAGGTGTGGACTACATGACGGTGCATTGTGGTGTGATGCTCGAACATTTGCACCTCTCCACCAATCGAGTGACCGGTATCGTGAGCCGTGGTGGATCGTTGATTGCCAAATGGATGATGGTGCATCGCAAGCAAAATCCGTTGTACGAAGCGTTTGACGATTTGTGCGACATCATGCGGCAATACGATGTGACTTGGTCCTTGGGCGATGGCTTGCGGCCTGGTTCCATCGCAGACGCTTCCGACGCGGCGCAGTTTGCAGAGTTGGATGTCTTGGGCGAATTGACCAAGCGTGGCCAGGAAAATGGTACGCAAGTCATGGTGGAAGGACCTGGGCACATTCCGATGCATCAGATTCAAATGAACATCGAGCGGCAGATTGAAGTTTGCAACGGAGCGCCCTTTTACGTGCTCGGCCCCTTGGTGACCGACATCGCGCCTGGATACGACCATATTACCAGCGGGATTGGAGCGGCCATGGCGGGCTGGTATGGCGCCGCCATGCTGTGCTATGTGACTCCCAAGGAACACCTAGGCTTGCCCAACGAAGAGGATGTCAAGCAAGGGGTAATTGCTTACAAAATTGCAGCGCACGCGGCGGACGTGGCTCGCGGTCGTCCCGGAGCCCAAGACCGTGACGATGCATTGTCCAAGGCACGGTTTGAGTTTGATTGGAAGGAACAATTCCGATTGTCGCTCGATCCCGAAACTGCCCAGCGCTACCACGACGAGACCTTGCCCCAGGATACGTTCAAGAGTGCTCACTTTTGCAGTATGTGTGGGCCCAAGTATTGTTCGATGAAGATCACTGAAGATATTCGCAAGATGGCTGCAGCAGATCAACTCGTCGAGATCAATCCGACAGCGAAGTAG
- a CDS encoding prepilin-type N-terminal cleavage/methylation domain-containing protein, which produces MLRSSNRSSSCRSRAGFTLIEVLIATAVTLLMMVALARIFKDIGDSMQQGRSALQLNNSLRSVAYRVRTDLQNLTITPNPPADGSTGMGYMQYFDGPQTDYSTLLLSSATGANRIGDVDDIFMGTARAGDVWYSGKVPLFVVNGDIPQPDDNNSNGSPDDLENLISVGAQHAEIVMFVEPVVAGSGAYDNPARDMSYLVANQNFFQDNDADGFPDAYRLHYRTLIIRPDLNLPANGLLPANPSEGIFTVGPQGSIRLPDGSTATLPDSICDMYRVHGVCDLSMRRVYNTGDGLTGVTDYVAANSLEDLMNPINRFAHVQLPMPNGLTTMPLLALGAPLGTSPASLVGSSFLHPAYTLLASRAGEDVLGTDLLAFDIKGYDPGALTLLTAIGGNDITLTPNDPGYPTAMGTGATIAGTGEFVDLAWARKIDMHAAALTSLGSSITFPGIAASMNAWSPLSGYSSANFSSGFPFTDALYKSGQVVQSSPTNLPVYQPSYDTWTTRYEGDGALQMEVSGSRGVTSVTLPSSISPNSAIGEGWRRLGGNYVIDAGTDGIDNNYSASINNRGTDDLTEMETSAPFPIPLRGLKVEIRMEDPATRIVKQMSVVQEFVSQ; this is translated from the coding sequence ATGTTGCGATCTAGCAATCGAAGTTCATCCTGCCGCTCTCGCGCCGGATTCACTCTAATCGAAGTCTTAATAGCGACGGCGGTCACGCTGCTGATGATGGTAGCGCTCGCCCGCATTTTCAAAGACATCGGCGACAGCATGCAGCAGGGGCGTTCTGCGCTGCAACTCAACAACAGCCTTCGATCGGTAGCGTATCGAGTGCGAACCGATCTCCAAAACTTAACGATCACCCCCAATCCACCTGCCGATGGCTCCACGGGCATGGGGTACATGCAATACTTCGATGGCCCTCAAACCGATTACTCGACGCTGCTGCTCAGCTCAGCCACGGGTGCCAATCGCATCGGTGATGTGGACGACATCTTCATGGGGACCGCTCGCGCCGGAGACGTTTGGTACTCCGGTAAGGTCCCATTATTCGTCGTGAATGGCGACATCCCTCAACCCGACGACAATAATTCAAACGGCTCTCCGGACGATTTAGAAAACCTCATTTCCGTGGGCGCCCAGCACGCTGAGATCGTAATGTTTGTCGAGCCGGTCGTCGCAGGCAGTGGCGCGTACGACAACCCTGCACGTGATATGAGCTATCTTGTCGCCAATCAGAACTTCTTTCAAGATAACGATGCCGACGGCTTCCCCGACGCCTATCGCCTGCACTACCGCACCCTAATTATTCGACCAGACCTCAACTTACCCGCCAACGGATTGCTACCGGCCAATCCATCTGAAGGAATCTTCACGGTCGGCCCTCAGGGATCCATCAGGCTGCCCGACGGCAGCACCGCCACACTGCCTGACAGCATATGCGACATGTATCGCGTGCATGGCGTCTGCGATCTCTCGATGCGACGCGTCTACAATACTGGCGATGGACTGACGGGGGTCACCGATTACGTCGCGGCCAACAGCCTGGAAGACTTGATGAACCCCATCAATCGCTTTGCCCACGTGCAACTTCCGATGCCCAACGGCCTGACGACCATGCCACTGCTGGCACTCGGCGCACCCCTGGGCACCTCTCCTGCTTCGCTAGTGGGCTCGAGCTTTCTACACCCAGCCTACACCTTGCTTGCCTCCCGAGCTGGTGAAGATGTACTGGGAACCGACTTGCTTGCCTTTGACATCAAGGGCTACGATCCTGGAGCCTTGACGTTGTTGACGGCAATCGGCGGAAACGATATCACGCTAACCCCCAACGATCCGGGCTACCCCACCGCCATGGGCACCGGAGCCACTATTGCCGGGACGGGAGAGTTCGTCGACTTGGCCTGGGCCAGGAAGATTGACATGCACGCCGCCGCCCTCACCTCCTTGGGCAGCAGTATCACCTTCCCCGGCATTGCCGCCAGCATGAATGCTTGGAGCCCCTTGAGTGGTTATTCCTCAGCGAACTTCAGCTCCGGGTTTCCGTTCACCGACGCACTCTACAAGTCGGGACAAGTCGTGCAATCCTCCCCCACGAACCTGCCGGTCTACCAACCCTCCTACGACACCTGGACCACGCGTTACGAAGGAGACGGAGCCCTGCAAATGGAAGTCAGCGGTAGCCGGGGCGTCACATCAGTTACCCTCCCTAGCTCCATTTCGCCCAATAGTGCGATCGGAGAGGGATGGCGACGACTCGGCGGAAACTATGTCATCGATGCTGGCACCGACGGGATTGATAACAACTATAGCGCTTCCATCAACAATCGCGGAACCGATGACCTAACGGAAATGGAGACGTCCGCCCCATTCCCCATCCCACTACGTGGGCTGAAGGTCGAAATCCGAATGGAAGATCCCGCCACCCGCATCGTCAAACAAATGTCGGTGGTGCAAGAATTCGTATCGCAATAA
- a CDS encoding 3-keto-disaccharide hydrolase, with product MHLLGKFGIPFPRMALATSLAILGCGLVGCNPQPKEQDSTAAEHSKDESPATSSETPDASAVDATASNEAAAEVKPLGPLEIDLAKLLTTQLTPEQLDEGWVSLFDGQSLLGWFAVGIANWHVQDGVLSVSQGERSFLCTSFQLRDFELQLDFRSEATTNSGVFLRTSPLPEDVATESLELNIAPADNPFPTGSFVERQKLEPEELGEFDATQWHTYRVRLDGDHITVHLDGQEVMNFEDSLTADQGHISLQFREGKVEFRNILMRPIHAQPLATGEEWEQDWVASSKEGAEFSVTAEADGLQLSGGLGQVQSKQAYGDFFLHATYTLAKPEVNSGIFFRCIPDAMLDGYECQVNHAVLNDDPSQPADSGAGAIFRRQTARVVVGDGTTPTHLALLASGNQIASWVNGVLVVDFQDNRAPDENPRNGLRLEPGPISLQGHDPTTQVTYHSLDISQLYPPK from the coding sequence ATGCACCTATTAGGTAAGTTCGGAATCCCATTTCCTCGTATGGCCCTTGCCACCTCTCTTGCAATACTCGGCTGTGGCCTCGTGGGCTGCAATCCGCAGCCCAAGGAGCAGGATTCAACGGCCGCCGAGCACTCGAAAGACGAGAGCCCCGCAACCTCCTCCGAGACACCCGACGCGTCGGCCGTCGACGCGACTGCGTCCAACGAGGCAGCCGCCGAGGTCAAGCCGCTGGGCCCGCTGGAAATCGACCTCGCTAAACTACTCACAACCCAACTGACTCCAGAACAACTCGATGAAGGCTGGGTCAGTCTGTTTGACGGGCAGTCCCTCCTTGGCTGGTTTGCCGTGGGAATTGCCAATTGGCACGTCCAAGATGGCGTCCTCTCAGTCAGCCAAGGGGAGCGAAGCTTTCTGTGCACCAGCTTCCAACTAAGAGATTTTGAGCTACAACTCGATTTCCGATCCGAGGCGACGACCAACAGTGGCGTGTTTCTTAGAACGAGCCCGCTACCGGAAGATGTAGCCACAGAAAGTCTTGAGCTGAACATTGCGCCGGCGGACAACCCCTTCCCAACGGGCAGTTTTGTCGAGCGCCAAAAGCTGGAACCTGAAGAGCTGGGCGAATTCGATGCCACCCAGTGGCACACCTACCGAGTTCGCCTCGATGGCGACCACATCACCGTCCACTTAGACGGCCAAGAAGTGATGAATTTCGAAGACTCACTGACTGCCGACCAAGGACACATCAGCTTGCAGTTCCGCGAGGGCAAAGTAGAGTTTCGAAATATCCTAATGCGTCCCATCCATGCCCAGCCGCTGGCAACTGGAGAAGAGTGGGAGCAAGACTGGGTTGCATCCTCCAAAGAGGGAGCCGAGTTCTCCGTCACGGCTGAAGCGGACGGTCTGCAATTATCTGGCGGACTGGGGCAAGTCCAGTCCAAGCAAGCCTACGGTGACTTCTTCCTGCACGCGACCTACACGCTCGCCAAGCCTGAAGTCAACTCGGGAATTTTCTTTCGCTGCATTCCCGACGCAATGCTCGATGGATACGAATGCCAAGTCAATCATGCGGTCCTCAATGACGATCCCTCTCAACCCGCCGATTCGGGCGCTGGCGCTATCTTCCGTCGACAGACAGCTCGGGTGGTCGTAGGCGACGGCACGACCCCCACCCACCTAGCTCTACTCGCTAGTGGCAACCAGATTGCCAGTTGGGTCAATGGAGTGCTAGTTGTCGATTTCCAAGACAACCGGGCTCCCGATGAAAACCCACGAAATGGCCTTCGCCTCGAGCCAGGCCCCATCTCCCTGCAAGGACACGACCCCACCACGCAAGTCACCTACCACAGCCTAGACATCAGCCAACTCTACCCCCCCAAGTAG
- a CDS encoding ABC transporter permease: MLLLENPVLQRELLTNLRANSAFVLLLLYQVVLGLVLLVAYPSGQRVDLSSDPSAARQLVDFFFLGQYVLASLMAPTFAAGAISGEKERKTYEMLLASPLRPWAIVIGKMVASLTHLVVLIIASLPIIMLALPLGGVSVYEVWGAYLWLMISIVLFGSIGLACSCRFQRTSSSLVVSYLVILPIVIVGAIFWRALESSGSLRLNIATLILPPIYLTISWVLCAWTARRLLYPPDVGSEGKDVVDLEEESKHAIGMIIQRDQFPDRLFAPPRRTALMKDSANPVYDKEIHAELFSQGTLMLRLVIQISMLLAIPLMAFFLFIFPWHCPWYLCYVLVFNILVAPVFSAGALTSERERQTLELLLTTVLQPWQILWGKLLAGFRVSYVLTMFLMWPMVLAFLLAMGRFGSNWLAVLTFFAIVLIAAIFNSLSALLCSTLCKKTSTALLASYSVLIVLYFLPVAAWFIATNLVDAGPYLGVLKLVGAMSPLMAVFWVPLDANIHENLAEGGAIGDWKLVCLYIASTLLAIAGMLAVVATLLRNRWGMTGR; encoded by the coding sequence ATGTTGCTTCTTGAAAACCCTGTTCTGCAACGAGAACTGCTAACCAACTTGCGCGCCAACAGCGCGTTTGTATTGCTGTTGCTCTATCAAGTTGTGCTGGGGTTGGTGTTGCTAGTTGCCTATCCATCAGGGCAACGCGTTGACCTGTCGAGCGATCCCTCTGCGGCGCGGCAATTGGTCGATTTCTTTTTCTTGGGCCAGTATGTCTTGGCCTCGTTGATGGCACCCACGTTTGCTGCTGGTGCGATCAGCGGTGAAAAGGAACGCAAAACCTACGAGATGTTGTTAGCCAGTCCATTGCGTCCGTGGGCAATCGTGATTGGAAAAATGGTGGCTTCGCTGACGCACCTCGTGGTGCTGATTATCGCTTCGCTCCCTATTATCATGCTCGCTCTGCCTTTGGGGGGCGTTAGTGTGTATGAGGTCTGGGGAGCCTATCTTTGGCTGATGATCTCGATTGTGTTATTTGGTTCGATCGGGCTAGCTTGCAGCTGCCGCTTTCAACGGACGAGCTCATCGCTGGTCGTGTCCTACTTGGTCATTCTCCCGATTGTGATTGTCGGAGCCATTTTTTGGCGCGCCTTGGAGAGCAGTGGTAGTTTGCGACTCAATATCGCCACACTCATCTTACCTCCCATCTATTTGACGATCAGTTGGGTCTTGTGTGCTTGGACGGCGCGTCGACTCTTGTATCCGCCCGATGTGGGTAGCGAGGGGAAGGATGTGGTCGATTTGGAGGAGGAGTCGAAGCATGCGATTGGGATGATTATTCAACGCGACCAATTCCCGGATCGCTTGTTTGCTCCCCCGCGGCGCACCGCGTTGATGAAGGATTCCGCCAATCCCGTATACGATAAAGAAATCCACGCGGAGCTATTCAGTCAGGGCACGCTAATGCTCCGCTTGGTGATTCAAATTAGCATGTTGCTCGCAATCCCTTTGATGGCGTTCTTTCTGTTTATCTTTCCGTGGCATTGTCCCTGGTATCTCTGCTACGTACTCGTTTTCAATATTCTGGTGGCACCCGTTTTTTCTGCCGGGGCTTTGACGAGTGAAAGAGAGCGGCAGACTTTGGAACTGCTGCTGACCACGGTCCTGCAGCCTTGGCAGATCCTGTGGGGTAAGTTGCTGGCCGGCTTTCGTGTCTCCTATGTGTTGACGATGTTTCTCATGTGGCCCATGGTGCTAGCATTTCTGCTGGCGATGGGGCGCTTCGGCTCCAATTGGCTCGCCGTGTTGACCTTTTTCGCAATCGTGCTGATCGCCGCTATCTTTAACTCACTAAGCGCCCTGCTGTGCTCGACACTCTGTAAGAAAACGTCGACGGCTCTGTTGGCCAGCTATTCGGTATTGATCGTACTCTACTTCCTACCTGTGGCGGCCTGGTTCATAGCTACGAACTTGGTCGATGCTGGTCCCTACCTTGGCGTGCTCAAGCTGGTGGGAGCGATGAGTCCGCTGATGGCGGTCTTCTGGGTTCCCCTGGATGCGAATATTCATGAGAACCTGGCTGAGGGAGGGGCCATCGGCGACTGGAAGTTGGTATGCCTCTATATTGCGAGCACTTTGCTAGCCATTGCCGGTATGCTCGCCGTCGTTGCAACCCTACTGCGCAATCGCTGGGGAATGACTGGTCGCTAG
- a CDS encoding response regulator transcription factor, with amino-acid sequence MNRPLESVKVLVVEDEPILGRAISTGLADHGYDCILANSAKEAAALAQSDSFPIILIDLALDDDSGLGVLRCIRESNENASILLLTPLEFRAERVMGIESGADDFVIKPFTMRELLARVEVSLVRSKSRPSSYIEVGPLAIDLTARRAVRDGKQIALTPTEFRILELLMRNQSKVVTRRMLCEFLWNPEWEGVTNVIEVHINRLRAKIEDQTTANLIHTVRGSGYCLRWAAAEVEVA; translated from the coding sequence ATGAACAGACCATTGGAGAGTGTAAAGGTACTCGTCGTGGAGGATGAACCGATCCTGGGCAGAGCGATATCGACAGGACTTGCCGATCATGGCTATGACTGCATTCTGGCCAATTCTGCCAAGGAAGCGGCTGCTTTGGCTCAATCTGACAGTTTTCCTATTATCTTGATTGATCTTGCCCTCGATGACGATTCGGGGCTCGGCGTGCTGCGATGCATTCGTGAGTCCAATGAGAACGCTAGCATTTTGTTACTTACCCCGCTGGAGTTTCGAGCGGAACGGGTGATGGGGATCGAGTCCGGTGCCGACGATTTCGTGATCAAACCATTCACGATGCGAGAGTTGTTGGCGCGCGTCGAAGTTTCTTTGGTGCGTTCCAAATCGCGCCCGAGTTCCTATATCGAGGTGGGACCTCTGGCGATTGATCTAACCGCGCGGCGAGCCGTTCGCGATGGGAAGCAGATTGCGTTGACGCCCACCGAATTCCGAATCCTAGAACTGTTGATGCGCAACCAGTCGAAAGTGGTGACGCGTCGCATGTTGTGCGAGTTCTTGTGGAACCCTGAATGGGAAGGGGTAACCAATGTGATCGAGGTTCATATCAACCGTTTGCGGGCGAAGATTGAAGATCAGACTACCGCCAATTTGATTCATACAGTGCGTGGCAGTGGGTACTGCCTGCGTTGGGCTGCGGCGGAAGTGGAAGTGGCTTAA
- a CDS encoding replication-associated recombination protein A, translated as MDLFAAQEAENLQRNLPLAARMRPRSLSEFSGQSHFLGEGKLLRRLIDARRLSSVLLYGPPGTGKTTLAHLLAVETGGKLMPISAVTSGVKDLREILTRARDAVATGSPRPLLFVDEIHRFNRAQQDALLPDVEEGIVTLIGATTSNPFFAVNGALLSRSQVFQFQPLSTEDITQLLQRALEDRARGLGEIRTQCEAGALEYLATACEGDARRALGVLEVAVLSTKTQPVQLTQSLLRESMQQKTLQYDGAGDEHYDVSSALIKSIRGSDPDAALYWLARMLEAGEDVRYICRRLIILASEDVGNADPQALVLAMAAAQACEFVGLPECQLTLSQAVLYLACTEKSNAATVAIGAARREVRDGKLLPVPVHLRDGHYRGAAELGHGVGYQYSHNSPDGVVDQDYLGVDRTFYEPTNRGWEGDHTKRLEAIRERLRTTASPEE; from the coding sequence GTGGATTTGTTTGCAGCTCAGGAAGCAGAGAACTTACAGCGCAATTTGCCTTTGGCCGCCCGCATGCGGCCACGCAGTTTGTCCGAGTTCAGTGGGCAATCGCACTTCTTAGGAGAAGGCAAGCTGCTGCGGCGGTTGATTGATGCGCGGCGTTTGAGTAGCGTGCTGCTGTATGGTCCGCCGGGAACCGGCAAGACAACGCTCGCGCATCTCCTGGCGGTGGAAACGGGTGGCAAGCTGATGCCCATCAGCGCCGTGACCAGTGGAGTGAAAGACCTGCGCGAGATCTTGACGCGCGCACGCGATGCCGTCGCTACAGGCAGCCCGCGACCGCTGTTGTTTGTGGATGAGATACACCGCTTCAATCGTGCGCAGCAGGACGCTCTGCTACCGGATGTGGAGGAGGGGATCGTGACGCTGATTGGCGCAACGACCAGCAATCCCTTTTTTGCCGTGAACGGAGCTTTGCTCAGTCGTAGCCAAGTGTTTCAGTTTCAACCACTGAGTACTGAGGACATTACGCAGCTACTGCAACGTGCCTTAGAGGATCGGGCGCGCGGTCTCGGTGAAATCCGAACCCAATGCGAGGCCGGTGCTCTGGAGTACTTGGCGACCGCTTGCGAAGGGGACGCTCGCCGGGCACTGGGGGTGCTGGAGGTAGCCGTACTGTCAACCAAAACTCAACCTGTTCAGTTGACGCAGAGTTTGCTGCGGGAGTCGATGCAGCAGAAGACGCTGCAGTACGATGGGGCAGGGGATGAACACTACGATGTGTCGAGTGCATTAATCAAAAGTATTCGTGGCAGTGATCCCGATGCGGCCCTGTACTGGTTGGCGCGAATGTTGGAAGCCGGGGAGGATGTGCGGTATATCTGTCGCCGACTGATTATTCTCGCCAGCGAAGATGTCGGCAACGCCGACCCGCAGGCTCTGGTGCTTGCCATGGCCGCGGCGCAGGCTTGCGAGTTCGTCGGCTTACCAGAATGCCAGCTTACTCTTTCACAGGCTGTCCTCTACTTGGCCTGCACTGAGAAGAGCAATGCAGCCACCGTCGCCATCGGCGCCGCCCGGCGAGAGGTCCGTGATGGGAAATTGCTTCCAGTTCCAGTTCACCTCCGCGACGGACACTATCGAGGAGCGGCCGAATTGGGGCATGGCGTGGGGTACCAGTACTCGCATAACTCTCCAGATGGAGTTGTTGACCAAGACTACTTGGGGGTAGACCGTACTTTTTATGAGCCGACCAACCGGGGGTGGGAGGGGGATCACACCAAGCGATTGGAAGCGATTCGCGAGCGATTGAGAACCACCGCATCTCCAGAGGAGTAG